A single region of the Polyodon spathula isolate WHYD16114869_AA chromosome 12, ASM1765450v1, whole genome shotgun sequence genome encodes:
- the LOC121324730 gene encoding E3 ubiquitin-protein ligase SH3RF1-like isoform X3 has product MVGVYGKYQEGWLRGLSLRTGKMGILPGNYVTPVLRTSATVSEHKPALLATSQTGRRSLIVKPQAVVIPLDRNSSNGITRPAVQVHSIAMSTPVTSAGLVRAAAQPASTVGRGTGRHVFNTLQRGSSIPVIGTFRPSPSAMVQPQQPHLQPSTITPVATMMRQNHPVKTTQRRVSETTLPSTGSSATLNTRDAAVNGTLTKQITPQSILVKPDSYKNSLEKQVKTVRFQTQNSTPQLKRSNFQLSEQSTLKRPEQTSTGANTQEPNSSQVTTVYHTRAGSCPMGTESKIPRHNKMDSPDLCPPDIPVHIQQSSIKKQDFTEPPSTGRYRVLISCAAQREGELDLKEGDLVLVQRTRQDGWLQGIHERTRKTGLIQYKFLEFLEKQN; this is encoded by the exons ATGGTTGGTGTTTATGGAAAGTATCAGGAAGGATGGCTGAGGGGCCTGTCACTGCGAACAGGCAAAATGGGCATCCTGCCAGGCAACTATGTCACCCCAGTGCTCAG AACGTCTGCTACAGTCTCTGAGCACAAGCCAGCTTTGCTTGCAACGAGTCAGACAGGAAGGAGGTCACTTATTGTTAAACCGCAAGCAGTAGTCATTCCCCTTGACAGAAATTCTTCAAATGGGATAACAAGGCCAGCTGTGCAGGTACACTCCATTGCCATGTCAACCCCTGTGACATCAGCGGGCCTGGTGAGAGCAGCAGCCCAGCCAGCCAGCACTGTGGGGAGAGGCACAGGGAGGCATGTCTTCAACACTCTACAGAGGG GGTCTTCAATTCCGGTTATTGGTACATTCCGTCCCTCTCCCTCTGCTATGGTTCAACCCCAGCAGCCCCACCTTCAACCTTCTACAATTACACCTGTTGCCACGATGATGAGACAAAACCATCCTGTAAAAACCACCCAGCGCAGGGTTTCTGAAACAACATTACCCTCTACTGGTAGCTCAGCAACATTGAATACCAGAGATGCTGCTGTAAATGGAACTCTTACAAAACAAATAACCCCTCAATCCATACTGGTTAAACCAGACTCCTACAAAAACAGTTTAGAAAAG CAGGTCAAAACAGTTCGCTTCCAGACTCAGAACTCCACGCCCCAGCTGAAAAGGAGCAATTTCCAGCTATCCGAACAGAGCACCCTAAAAAGACCGGAGCAGACAAGCACTGGGGCCAACACACAGGAACCAAATAGCAGCCAGGTGACCACAGTCTACCACACCCGAGCTGGGTCCTGCCCCATGGGAACAGAGAGCAAAATACCAAGGCACAACAAGATGGACTCTCCGGATCTCTGCCCTCCAGACATACCTGTCCATATTCAGCAAAGTTCCATCAAAAAGCAAGATTTTACAGAGCCACCATCGACTGGAAG GTACAGGGTGTTGATTTCCtgtgcagcacagagagaagGAGAGCTGGATCTGAAAGAAGGAGACCTGGTCCTGGTACAGAGGACACGGCAGGATGGCTGGCTCCAGGGAATCCACGAACGGACCAGGAAAACCGGACTTATCCAGTACAAATTTCTGGAGTTTCTTGAAAAACAGAACTAG
- the plac8l1 gene encoding PLAC8-like protein 1, with protein MCPACLELNLFHQYGECLCLPLLPGSTFALRVGIREKYKIRSLYFRFAGLALKHGSVDVSLTLLFREASHDWTAVYCCWPFAVCQMVRELKTKMKSHIFQVSTAIESS; from the exons ATGTGTCCTGCCTGTTTAGAACTGAACCTTTTTCATCAGTATGGGGAGTGCTTGTGTTTGCCGCTGCTTCCTGGATCTACGTTTGCACTGCGTGTTGGCATtcgagaaaaatacaaaatacgg TCGTTATACTTCAGATTTGCTGGGCTGGCTCTAAAGCATGGTTCAGTCGATGTCTCTTTAACATTGCTTTTCAGGGAAGCGTCTCACGACTGGACAGCAGTTTATTGCTGTTGGCCTTTTGCTGTTTGTCAGATGGTAcgagaactaaaaacaaaaatgaaatcccACATCTTCCAAGTATCAACTGCTATTGAAAGCTCTTAA
- the LOC121324730 gene encoding E3 ubiquitin-protein ligase SH3RF1-like isoform X2, which translates to MKYFANCLCLTLSCAALYSYTPRRAEELGLQKGEMVGVYGKYQEGWLRGLSLRTGKMGILPGNYVTPVLRTSATVSEHKPALLATSQTGRRSLIVKPQAVVIPLDRNSSNGITRPAVQVHSIAMSTPVTSAGLVRAAAQPASTVGRGTGRHVFNTLQRGSSIPVIGTFRPSPSAMVQPQQPHLQPSTITPVATMMRQNHPVKTTQRRVSETTLPSTGSSATLNTRDAAVNGTLTKQITPQSILVKPDSYKNSLEKVKTVRFQTQNSTPQLKRSNFQLSEQSTLKRPEQTSTGANTQEPNSSQVTTVYHTRAGSCPMGTESKIPRHNKMDSPDLCPPDIPVHIQQSSIKKQDFTEPPSTGRYRVLISCAAQREGELDLKEGDLVLVQRTRQDGWLQGIHERTRKTGLIQYKFLEFLEKQN; encoded by the exons ATGAAATACTTTGCTAACTGCTTGTGTCTCACTCTTAGCTGTGCTGCCTTGTACTCATACACACCACGGCGGGCAGAGGAGCTGGGGCTACAGAAGGGGGAGATGGTTGGTGTTTATGGAAAGTATCAGGAAGGATGGCTGAGGGGCCTGTCACTGCGAACAGGCAAAATGGGCATCCTGCCAGGCAACTATGTCACCCCAGTGCTCAG AACGTCTGCTACAGTCTCTGAGCACAAGCCAGCTTTGCTTGCAACGAGTCAGACAGGAAGGAGGTCACTTATTGTTAAACCGCAAGCAGTAGTCATTCCCCTTGACAGAAATTCTTCAAATGGGATAACAAGGCCAGCTGTGCAGGTACACTCCATTGCCATGTCAACCCCTGTGACATCAGCGGGCCTGGTGAGAGCAGCAGCCCAGCCAGCCAGCACTGTGGGGAGAGGCACAGGGAGGCATGTCTTCAACACTCTACAGAGGG GGTCTTCAATTCCGGTTATTGGTACATTCCGTCCCTCTCCCTCTGCTATGGTTCAACCCCAGCAGCCCCACCTTCAACCTTCTACAATTACACCTGTTGCCACGATGATGAGACAAAACCATCCTGTAAAAACCACCCAGCGCAGGGTTTCTGAAACAACATTACCCTCTACTGGTAGCTCAGCAACATTGAATACCAGAGATGCTGCTGTAAATGGAACTCTTACAAAACAAATAACCCCTCAATCCATACTGGTTAAACCAGACTCCTACAAAAACAGTTTAGAAAAG GTCAAAACAGTTCGCTTCCAGACTCAGAACTCCACGCCCCAGCTGAAAAGGAGCAATTTCCAGCTATCCGAACAGAGCACCCTAAAAAGACCGGAGCAGACAAGCACTGGGGCCAACACACAGGAACCAAATAGCAGCCAGGTGACCACAGTCTACCACACCCGAGCTGGGTCCTGCCCCATGGGAACAGAGAGCAAAATACCAAGGCACAACAAGATGGACTCTCCGGATCTCTGCCCTCCAGACATACCTGTCCATATTCAGCAAAGTTCCATCAAAAAGCAAGATTTTACAGAGCCACCATCGACTGGAAG GTACAGGGTGTTGATTTCCtgtgcagcacagagagaagGAGAGCTGGATCTGAAAGAAGGAGACCTGGTCCTGGTACAGAGGACACGGCAGGATGGCTGGCTCCAGGGAATCCACGAACGGACCAGGAAAACCGGACTTATCCAGTACAAATTTCTGGAGTTTCTTGAAAAACAGAACTAG
- the LOC121324841 gene encoding E3 ubiquitin-protein ligase SH3RF2-like gives MEDLALVDLLECPVCLERLGVSAKVLPCQHTFCLPCLQKMVYGKAELRCPECRTPVTCEVEELPANLLLVRLLDGIRQGSGAMSKSNIVRRPEVFSSQDPSRKRPGEPRNTQALQHRHLRNTRSTLDRVPCARALYNYGGNLPGDLKFKAGDLIILRRQVDGNWYQGDIKGVRGLFPASFVQVINQLPQPPPLCRALYNFEMKEKDKDENKDCLTFRKVHSEMT, from the exons ATGGAGGATTTAGCTTTAGTGGACCTGCTGGAGTGCCCTGTGTGCTTGGAAAGACTTGGTGTGTCGGCCAAAGTGTTGCCATGCCAACACACCTTCTGCCTGCCCTGTCTTCAGAAGATGGTCTATGGCAAGGCAGAGCTGCGGTGCCCTGAGTGCAGGACCCCAGTCACATGTGAAGTCGAGGAGCTGCCTGCCAATCTGCTCCTGGTTCGGCTTCTGGATGGTATAAGACAAGGCTCTGGTGCGATGTCAAAATCAAACATTGTTCGGAGACCAGAGGTCTTCTCGTCGCAGGACCCCTCCAGAAAAAGACCCGGGGAGCCAAGGAATACACaagcactgcagcacagacacttgCGGAATACCAGGAGCACACTGGATAGG GTGCCTTGTGCCAGGGCGTTGTATAACTATGGAGGGAACCTCCCTGGGGACCTGAAGTTCAAAGCAGGAGATCTCATCATCCTGAGGCGGCAAGTGGATGGAAACTGGTATCAGGGAGACATCAAGGGTGTGAGGGGACTGTTCCCCGCTAGCTTTGTTCAAGTTATCAACCAGCTTCCCCAGCCTCCTCCCCTCTGCAGAGCTCTTTATAATTTTGAGATGAAGGAGAAAGACAAGGATGAGAACAAAGACTGCCTGACGTTCCGAAAGGTACATTCTGAGATGACATGA
- the LOC121324730 gene encoding E3 ubiquitin-protein ligase SH3RF1-like isoform X1 — protein MKYFANCLCLTLSCAALYSYTPRRAEELGLQKGEMVGVYGKYQEGWLRGLSLRTGKMGILPGNYVTPVLRTSATVSEHKPALLATSQTGRRSLIVKPQAVVIPLDRNSSNGITRPAVQVHSIAMSTPVTSAGLVRAAAQPASTVGRGTGRHVFNTLQRGSSIPVIGTFRPSPSAMVQPQQPHLQPSTITPVATMMRQNHPVKTTQRRVSETTLPSTGSSATLNTRDAAVNGTLTKQITPQSILVKPDSYKNSLEKQVKTVRFQTQNSTPQLKRSNFQLSEQSTLKRPEQTSTGANTQEPNSSQVTTVYHTRAGSCPMGTESKIPRHNKMDSPDLCPPDIPVHIQQSSIKKQDFTEPPSTGRYRVLISCAAQREGELDLKEGDLVLVQRTRQDGWLQGIHERTRKTGLIQYKFLEFLEKQN, from the exons ATGAAATACTTTGCTAACTGCTTGTGTCTCACTCTTAGCTGTGCTGCCTTGTACTCATACACACCACGGCGGGCAGAGGAGCTGGGGCTACAGAAGGGGGAGATGGTTGGTGTTTATGGAAAGTATCAGGAAGGATGGCTGAGGGGCCTGTCACTGCGAACAGGCAAAATGGGCATCCTGCCAGGCAACTATGTCACCCCAGTGCTCAG AACGTCTGCTACAGTCTCTGAGCACAAGCCAGCTTTGCTTGCAACGAGTCAGACAGGAAGGAGGTCACTTATTGTTAAACCGCAAGCAGTAGTCATTCCCCTTGACAGAAATTCTTCAAATGGGATAACAAGGCCAGCTGTGCAGGTACACTCCATTGCCATGTCAACCCCTGTGACATCAGCGGGCCTGGTGAGAGCAGCAGCCCAGCCAGCCAGCACTGTGGGGAGAGGCACAGGGAGGCATGTCTTCAACACTCTACAGAGGG GGTCTTCAATTCCGGTTATTGGTACATTCCGTCCCTCTCCCTCTGCTATGGTTCAACCCCAGCAGCCCCACCTTCAACCTTCTACAATTACACCTGTTGCCACGATGATGAGACAAAACCATCCTGTAAAAACCACCCAGCGCAGGGTTTCTGAAACAACATTACCCTCTACTGGTAGCTCAGCAACATTGAATACCAGAGATGCTGCTGTAAATGGAACTCTTACAAAACAAATAACCCCTCAATCCATACTGGTTAAACCAGACTCCTACAAAAACAGTTTAGAAAAG CAGGTCAAAACAGTTCGCTTCCAGACTCAGAACTCCACGCCCCAGCTGAAAAGGAGCAATTTCCAGCTATCCGAACAGAGCACCCTAAAAAGACCGGAGCAGACAAGCACTGGGGCCAACACACAGGAACCAAATAGCAGCCAGGTGACCACAGTCTACCACACCCGAGCTGGGTCCTGCCCCATGGGAACAGAGAGCAAAATACCAAGGCACAACAAGATGGACTCTCCGGATCTCTGCCCTCCAGACATACCTGTCCATATTCAGCAAAGTTCCATCAAAAAGCAAGATTTTACAGAGCCACCATCGACTGGAAG GTACAGGGTGTTGATTTCCtgtgcagcacagagagaagGAGAGCTGGATCTGAAAGAAGGAGACCTGGTCCTGGTACAGAGGACACGGCAGGATGGCTGGCTCCAGGGAATCCACGAACGGACCAGGAAAACCGGACTTATCCAGTACAAATTTCTGGAGTTTCTTGAAAAACAGAACTAG
- the LOC121324840 gene encoding glutaredoxin domain-containing cysteine-rich protein 2 — MEERQRKLSQRYEDKPKKVRFKISSSYSGRVLKQVYEDGQALESPEVEYPHSFIHEKFPRHMDGELMCNFAELQDQGLYSPTTLTAQRINIFRDGNKYHLAGGSSLFNDFAPADSKPSPVLDFGKIIIYTSNLRIIRTSQGKKEVANRFIHNRDGSDGYSIIPKGEDGAQNPSKREPTDDQNAKPANALELVSESGCLQCGGSGCAPCSLCHGSKLSMLANRFKESIRALRCPACNANGLQPCQACTHSNSI, encoded by the exons ATGGAGGAACGTCAAAGGAAACTTAGTCAGAGATATGAAGACAAACCAAAGAAAGTAAGATTCAAAATATCTTCTTCTTACAGCGGCAGAGTTTTGAAACAAGTCTATGAAGATGGGCAGGCGCTGGAGAGCCCAGAGGTGGAATATCCACACAGTTTTATACATGAGAAATTTCCCAGGCATATGGATGGTGAACTGATGTGTAATTTTGCAGAGTTACAGGATCAAGGATTATATTCACCCACCACCTTAACAGCCCAGAGAATCAATATTTTCAGAGATGGGAATAAGTACCATCTTGCTGGAGGATCATCTTTATTCAATGACTTTGCTCCAGCGGATTCTAAA CCTTCCCCTGTTTTGGACTTTGGCAAGATAATCATCTATACCAGCAACCTGCGAATAATCAGAACTTCTCAGGGGAAGAAGGAAGTAGCAAACAGGTTTATTCACAACCGGGATGGAAGTGATGGTTACTCCATAATACCTAAAGGGGAGGACGGAGCACAGAACCCCAGCAAGCGGGAGCCTACAGATGATCAGAACGCGAAACCTGCCAACGCTCTG GAATTGGTCTCAGAGTCTGGTTGTCTGCAGTGTGGAGGATCTGGCTGTGCCCCCTGCTCGCTGTGCCATGGAAGCAAACTCTCGATGCTAGCCAACCGCTTCAAGGAGTCAATTAGGGCTTTACGCTGTCCTGCCTGCAATGCAAACGGCTTGCAGCCATGCCAGGCCTGTACACACAGCAACAGCATCTGA